A window of the Acidithiobacillus thiooxidans ATCC 19377 genome harbors these coding sequences:
- a CDS encoding tetratricopeptide repeat protein → MAKNGETLDLMALAGIRNDLDDLRARAQAGDPVAQFNMGVKYAEGSEVPQDYQEAARWYSAAADQNDAPAQFNLGLLFYQGQGLRKDLSCAYELFSLAAAQGDTRAQAGMTAILGEVPTELAEELIKNFGQGDQGAATH, encoded by the coding sequence ATGGCAAAAAATGGTGAAACCCTTGATCTCATGGCTTTGGCTGGCATCCGCAATGATCTGGATGATCTCCGCGCCCGTGCCCAGGCAGGAGATCCCGTAGCCCAGTTCAATATGGGCGTGAAATACGCCGAAGGGTCTGAGGTCCCTCAGGATTATCAGGAAGCTGCGCGCTGGTATAGTGCAGCGGCAGACCAGAATGATGCACCCGCGCAATTCAATCTGGGCTTGCTGTTTTATCAAGGCCAGGGGCTGCGCAAGGATTTATCCTGCGCTTACGAGTTATTCAGTCTCGCCGCAGCGCAGGGTGATACGCGTGCCCAGGCCGGGATGACGGCGATTCTCGGTGAAGTCCCCACTGAACTCGCTGAGGAGCTCATTAAAAACTTTGGGCAGGGCGACCAGGGTGCCGCTACCCACTAA
- a CDS encoding CopD family protein yields MNTLWIEQFVHILAVIVWIGGLFFVTMVLAPTLKKEITQNSTRIALMHVLLRRFFFWMLLAAFLLLLTGYSMVFVFYGGFAALTIPEWIMVVLGTIMVMIVLHTYFAPLKRLRRAVRDEDWQAGSKALGQVRMLASTNLVLSFIVILVGIWGVFGTPW; encoded by the coding sequence ATGAATACCCTCTGGATTGAGCAGTTTGTACATATACTCGCGGTGATTGTCTGGATTGGCGGCCTGTTTTTTGTGACGATGGTGCTGGCCCCGACCCTGAAAAAAGAAATCACGCAGAACAGTACGCGTATTGCCTTGATGCATGTGTTGCTGCGCCGTTTCTTTTTCTGGATGTTGCTCGCGGCTTTCCTGTTATTGCTCACGGGTTATAGCATGGTGTTCGTTTTCTACGGGGGATTTGCCGCTCTGACCATCCCCGAATGGATTATGGTGGTATTAGGCACGATCATGGTGATGATTGTTCTGCATACTTATTTTGCACCACTCAAACGGCTGCGCCGGGCGGTACGTGATGAGGACTGGCAGGCGGGTTCGAAAGCCCTGGGTCAGGTGCGAATGCTGGCCAGCACCAATCTTGTGCTATCTTTTATTGTCATTCTGGTGGGGATATGGGGCGTGTTTGGCACGCCCTGGTGA
- a CDS encoding complex I NDUFA9 subunit family protein: MATHKICILGGTGFVGRHLAEHLSQDGHQIRILTRNRERNRENLLVLPQVEVVECNVHNPIALEQQLKGRDVVINLVGILNENRPGRTDYPPERHGDFEKNHIELPRLVANLCGHLGIPRLLHMSALGANPIAPSAYLRSKGIGEEIIRQSGENSAKNGYFNYLNGPKLLWGRGLKVTSFRPSIIFGEGDSFFNRFAQLLRNIPFFLPMAGTEAKMQPVWIEDVVSAFVQSIDDEKTYGKAFDLCGPKVYTLGELIAYTQSLIGTHRRVIALCPLLGNLQAGLMEKLPGKVLTRDNLKSLSVDNISSKKDLQEVFGIQATAIESIVPTYLGGKGQHTERLSAIRNRR; this comes from the coding sequence ATGGCAACACATAAAATCTGTATTCTTGGTGGCACGGGTTTTGTCGGCCGACATCTGGCGGAGCACCTCAGTCAGGATGGGCACCAGATTCGCATTCTGACCCGCAATCGGGAGCGGAACCGCGAAAACCTGCTGGTTCTGCCACAGGTCGAGGTTGTTGAATGTAATGTGCATAACCCTATTGCGCTGGAGCAACAACTGAAAGGACGGGATGTAGTCATCAATCTGGTGGGCATCCTTAACGAAAACCGTCCGGGGCGCACCGATTATCCGCCCGAACGCCATGGTGATTTTGAAAAAAACCATATTGAGCTTCCCCGTCTGGTCGCTAATCTTTGTGGACATCTGGGCATTCCCCGGCTCCTGCATATGAGCGCCCTCGGTGCCAACCCCATTGCCCCCAGTGCCTACCTGCGCTCCAAAGGTATCGGTGAAGAAATCATCCGTCAGTCTGGCGAAAACAGCGCCAAAAACGGCTATTTCAATTATCTGAATGGTCCGAAATTACTCTGGGGACGCGGTCTTAAAGTGACTTCATTTCGTCCTTCGATCATATTTGGTGAAGGGGACAGCTTCTTCAATCGCTTTGCTCAACTGCTGCGCAATATTCCTTTCTTTTTACCCATGGCCGGCACTGAGGCCAAAATGCAGCCGGTGTGGATTGAAGATGTAGTGAGTGCATTTGTGCAGTCCATAGACGACGAAAAAACGTATGGCAAGGCTTTTGATCTCTGCGGTCCCAAGGTCTATACCCTGGGTGAGTTGATTGCTTATACCCAAAGCCTGATTGGCACGCATCGCAGGGTGATTGCGCTCTGTCCTTTATTGGGCAACCTGCAAGCGGGACTGATGGAAAAACTGCCGGGCAAGGTGCTGACGCGTGACAATTTGAAGTCATTGTCCGTAGATAACATTTCCAGCAAAAAGGATTTGCAGGAAGTGTTTGGTATTCAGGCTACAGCCATTGAAAGTATCGTACCGACTTATCTGGGCGGCAAAGGTCAGCATACCGAACGCTTATCAGCAATCCGTAACCGCCGATAA
- a CDS encoding MFS transporter, which yields MNPDPSADIHASTANATGLKNPTASPVDSSHLIHPDHAAMTAILDNSPMLLIHYRIWALSTGGTLLSGVSMFLLGVTLPLVIPRLHMPASSVGMVAAMLMGGTVIGALLGGHIADRWGRKPVMISDMILLIIAATLAALAPNATILTQAELLLGIGVGMDFPVASSYLAEFMPQGRRGRMMAASIAIQSVGMLAGVALAILLLQNARTGDDTWRWLLAAEILVVLPYLIGRLSLPESVRWCMGHGRNAQAAKILTRFAPDQKKQLLQIAQRLGRKHHHVAKILPGHRLGIATLFAPEYRRRTLLVTLPWFFMDIATYGIGLFTTILLGSMRSDLPALSSSLGRDLSNALDSGKVDLFLLLGSLLSLWAVPKLGRIHMQLIGFFGMILGMTLLLIAAHQHAENVIQKYYMILGGFMLFNLFMTMGPNATTFILPTEMYPTQVRAFGAGFAAAIAKIGATISVFLLPLIQANWGLSAVLLLMILVSLLGLGMTWIFRVQGHGKTLEEHHGPEVPQ from the coding sequence TTGAATCCAGACCCAAGCGCCGACATTCACGCAAGTACTGCCAATGCCACTGGATTAAAAAACCCTACTGCGTCACCTGTGGATTCTTCGCACCTTATTCATCCCGATCATGCCGCAATGACCGCCATACTCGACAACAGCCCGATGTTGCTGATCCACTATCGGATTTGGGCCTTGTCCACAGGGGGCACTTTATTGAGTGGGGTTTCCATGTTTTTGCTGGGTGTCACCCTGCCACTGGTAATTCCCCGCCTGCACATGCCTGCCAGCAGTGTCGGCATGGTGGCTGCCATGCTCATGGGGGGAACCGTCATCGGTGCCCTGTTGGGCGGACATATTGCCGATCGTTGGGGGCGCAAACCGGTCATGATCAGCGATATGATTTTGTTGATCATTGCCGCCACATTAGCGGCACTTGCACCCAATGCCACCATTCTGACCCAGGCGGAACTGTTGCTGGGTATCGGTGTCGGCATGGACTTTCCAGTCGCCAGCAGCTATCTGGCAGAATTCATGCCTCAGGGACGCCGGGGCAGAATGATGGCTGCTTCCATCGCTATTCAGTCCGTCGGCATGTTGGCGGGCGTCGCCTTGGCCATTCTCCTGCTGCAAAATGCCCGGACTGGCGATGATACCTGGCGTTGGTTACTGGCCGCAGAAATTCTGGTGGTGCTTCCCTATCTAATCGGCCGCCTGAGCCTGCCGGAAAGCGTACGCTGGTGCATGGGACATGGCCGCAATGCCCAGGCCGCCAAAATTCTCACCCGCTTTGCACCCGACCAGAAAAAACAACTGCTGCAGATTGCCCAACGCCTGGGTAGAAAACATCATCATGTTGCCAAAATTCTGCCAGGTCATCGCCTGGGTATCGCGACGTTATTTGCCCCGGAATATCGTCGGCGGACCCTGCTGGTGACCCTTCCCTGGTTTTTTATGGACATCGCTACTTATGGTATTGGCCTGTTTACCACGATTCTGCTCGGCAGTATGCGCAGCGATCTGCCCGCATTAAGCTCTTCCTTGGGACGGGATCTCAGCAACGCATTGGATAGTGGCAAAGTGGACCTGTTCCTGCTACTGGGTTCGCTGCTGTCGCTCTGGGCAGTTCCCAAACTGGGACGCATTCATATGCAACTCATCGGGTTTTTCGGCATGATCCTGGGAATGACTCTTCTGCTGATTGCTGCACATCAGCATGCAGAAAATGTCATTCAAAAATATTACATGATCCTCGGCGGCTTTATGCTTTTCAATTTATTCATGACGATGGGTCCCAATGCCACCACCTTCATTTTACCAACCGAAATGTATCCTACCCAGGTACGCGCCTTTGGTGCCGGATTTGCCGCTGCAATTGCCAAAATAGGCGCCACCATCAGTGTGTTTTTATTGCCACTCATTCAGGCAAACTGGGGCCTTTCAGCCGTGTTGCTGCTCATGATTCTGGTGAGCCTGCTTGGCCTGGGAATGACCTGGATCTTCCGGGTCCAGGGCCATGGCAAAACCCTCGAAGAACATCATGGCCCGGAGGTACCACAATAG
- a CDS encoding DUF423 domain-containing protein has protein sequence MAECGIQNGARRGGQISALGALLVGLAIIAGAAGDHLVAGQVSRQSLHVYDIAVRFQIYNALGLVLLGILIRLWGKGRLLCASALLMALGVLFFSGGLYLLVITGQSFWAIFAPLGGTAWIVAWLLLAVGLWRASMQVKE, from the coding sequence ATGGCGGAATGTGGTATTCAAAACGGTGCCCGCAGGGGAGGACAAATTTCTGCGTTAGGTGCTTTGCTGGTGGGGCTGGCTATTATTGCCGGTGCGGCTGGTGACCATCTGGTTGCTGGGCAGGTGAGCAGGCAAAGTTTGCATGTGTACGATATTGCCGTGCGTTTTCAGATTTATAATGCATTAGGCCTGGTTCTGCTGGGTATTTTGATTCGATTATGGGGTAAAGGAAGGCTACTTTGTGCTTCGGCATTGTTGATGGCTCTTGGTGTGCTTTTTTTCAGCGGGGGACTTTATTTGCTGGTCATTACCGGCCAGTCATTCTGGGCAATTTTTGCCCCTTTGGGTGGCACAGCGTGGATTGTCGCCTGGTTGCTCCTCGCTGTCGGCCTCTGGCGGGCATCCATGCAAGTGAAGGAATAA
- the mdoH gene encoding glucans biosynthesis glucosyltransferase MdoH, with protein sequence MARAMARQWETISRYRRYWLSAFIILPACSAGLMLDQVLADRLPLWLEIPTLIIFSMLFAWISAGFWTALVGFILLMSGRTDTAPGSPELRLAEPLPQNKVAILMPIYNEEVERVAAGLQATFKSLQRAGALAHFEFFLLSDTRNPDVWLREELVWSALCESLDAFGKIHYRRRPVNNKAKSGNVADFCRRWGRAYEYMVVLDADSVMNGETLYRMLEMMEGNPQVGIIQTQPVAVNRETLYARLQQFAQHLYGPIFSAGLRFWQLGDGHYIGHNAILRTAPFTEFCALPVLPGRPPLGGPLLSHDFVEAALMARNGWEVWFVPSLSGSYEEVPPTLIDDLKRDRRWAQGNLQHLRLLAGEGLRSAHRFLFINGAMSFLAAPLWGLFLILGALGSLHWAGGGNDDTVTPFHWGSGIDPLPFWLFGVTAVLLLSPKWMAVLWVARQPGRRQQFGGLSHLILSMLIESLFSVLMAPIRMAFHSQFVIQTLMGKGVRWGAQVRGDQETSWSVALRFFGWCSALGLVLAVALYPFLGFWHFVWLVPILGGLVAAVPLGAWTSRPGLGRWARQHRLFVIPEEVIVPEELQSLDSDSVAYLPHIEGDAFVQVVVDPRFNAIHSALQRNRTGLWPRAASLCHKALEEGPQQLSNRERNILLSDRNSMLSLHRAVWSMNDRERLTAWGVESDDQDLINQAGQ encoded by the coding sequence TTGGCACGGGCTATGGCCCGGCAGTGGGAAACCATCAGCCGGTACCGACGTTATTGGTTAAGTGCTTTTATTATTTTGCCGGCCTGTAGTGCAGGCCTGATGCTGGATCAGGTTCTTGCCGATCGCTTGCCGCTCTGGTTGGAAATACCTACTCTCATCATATTTTCCATGCTGTTTGCCTGGATTTCTGCAGGCTTCTGGACAGCACTGGTTGGCTTTATTCTGCTGATGAGCGGGCGCACTGATACCGCCCCCGGTAGCCCCGAACTCCGCCTGGCTGAGCCCCTCCCACAGAATAAAGTGGCGATTCTCATGCCCATTTATAATGAAGAAGTGGAGCGGGTGGCTGCCGGGCTACAGGCCACTTTCAAATCCTTGCAGCGGGCTGGGGCCTTGGCCCATTTTGAGTTTTTTCTGCTCAGTGATACCCGCAATCCTGATGTCTGGTTACGTGAAGAACTGGTCTGGTCGGCGCTTTGTGAGTCGCTGGATGCTTTTGGCAAAATTCATTATCGAAGGCGACCAGTTAATAATAAAGCCAAAAGTGGCAATGTCGCTGATTTTTGCAGACGCTGGGGCCGCGCTTACGAATATATGGTAGTGCTGGACGCTGATAGTGTCATGAACGGTGAAACCCTCTATCGCATGCTGGAAATGATGGAAGGAAATCCGCAGGTCGGTATCATTCAGACCCAGCCGGTGGCCGTCAATCGGGAAACCTTATATGCCCGTCTGCAACAATTTGCGCAGCATCTGTATGGCCCGATTTTCAGCGCCGGATTGCGTTTCTGGCAGTTGGGTGACGGGCATTACATTGGTCATAATGCCATTTTGCGAACTGCCCCGTTCACCGAATTTTGCGCCTTACCCGTATTACCCGGTCGGCCTCCTCTGGGTGGACCCTTGCTCAGTCATGATTTTGTCGAAGCGGCACTGATGGCCAGAAATGGCTGGGAAGTGTGGTTTGTACCCAGTCTGTCAGGTAGTTATGAGGAAGTTCCTCCCACCCTGATTGATGATTTGAAACGGGATAGACGCTGGGCGCAGGGCAATCTGCAACATCTGCGTTTACTGGCCGGGGAGGGCTTGCGTTCTGCCCACCGCTTCCTTTTCATCAACGGGGCCATGTCTTTTCTGGCGGCACCGCTCTGGGGACTGTTTTTGATTCTTGGCGCGTTGGGTTCCCTGCATTGGGCTGGTGGAGGGAATGATGATACGGTCACCCCTTTTCATTGGGGAAGTGGCATTGATCCCTTACCGTTCTGGTTGTTTGGAGTGACGGCTGTTTTACTGCTTTCACCCAAGTGGATGGCCGTTCTTTGGGTGGCCCGTCAGCCTGGTCGCCGCCAGCAGTTTGGGGGATTGTCTCATCTTATTCTGAGCATGCTGATCGAGAGTTTGTTTTCGGTTTTGATGGCCCCTATCCGGATGGCTTTTCATAGTCAGTTTGTCATTCAAACCCTCATGGGGAAGGGCGTACGTTGGGGGGCTCAGGTGCGTGGTGACCAGGAAACCAGCTGGTCAGTAGCCCTGCGTTTTTTTGGTTGGTGTTCGGCACTGGGGCTGGTGCTGGCAGTTGCTCTGTACCCCTTTTTGGGTTTCTGGCATTTTGTCTGGTTGGTTCCAATTTTGGGTGGTCTGGTCGCCGCCGTGCCTTTGGGCGCATGGACCAGTCGCCCTGGGCTGGGACGCTGGGCACGCCAGCATCGCCTGTTTGTGATTCCCGAGGAGGTCATCGTCCCCGAAGAATTGCAGTCATTGGATAGTGACAGTGTGGCCTATCTTCCGCACATTGAGGGAGATGCTTTTGTGCAGGTCGTAGTTGATCCTCGCTTTAATGCCATTCACAGCGCCTTGCAGCGCAATCGCACCGGATTATGGCCGCGTGCTGCCAGTCTTTGCCACAAGGCTCTGGAAGAAGGCCCCCAGCAACTCAGTAATCGCGAGCGTAATATCCTCTTGAGTGATCGCAACTCCATGCTGTCTCTACACCGGGCTGTCTGGTCCATGAATGACCGGGAACGCTTGACGGCCTGGGGCGTGGAGAGTGACGATCAGGATCTGATCAATCAGGCAGGACAATAA
- a CDS encoding dihydrolipoyl dehydrogenase family protein, whose translation MSNYQVDITIIGSGPGGYRAAVLAALRGQKVAIIESATWGGTCLNRGCVPKKDWHETAKWIEQSRHFAKRGVIGTDLKGDMAQAWEHQHQVVESVRNSYVDYLKRLGVQLLEGTGSFVDARHISVDGPTGSSQIQTRYTIIATGSTPALPEGIQTIPGKVLTSDMLYDDGAPAGKRVILIGGGVIGTEFAYIFDQLDKDVQWLVNSASLAHTQFSPQAKDTLKAALNALDIKAVEHFRVARIAEDDQGVTVFAEDGQSVQGDWVLLATGRKAFTQGLGLENTAVELDEKGFVQADEHLETAEPGIFALGDVVGPIMNANQALSDAQIIIHNLLSEEKLERNPAWVPELVYSAVELARIGLDDDTAEDQGYEPAVGFAAFETSPRALGQDDTAGFVRLLADMDSGELLGGEIIGRDAGELIHLLANSGDRQEALRRIAEIRVNHPSRAEELVNATETLAARWGLEEQIFGSAESSD comes from the coding sequence ATGAGCAATTATCAAGTAGATATCACCATTATTGGTAGTGGACCAGGCGGATATCGTGCTGCAGTTTTGGCGGCTTTACGTGGCCAAAAAGTGGCCATTATTGAAAGTGCTACCTGGGGCGGAACCTGCCTCAACCGTGGTTGTGTTCCCAAAAAAGATTGGCACGAAACGGCCAAATGGATTGAACAAAGCCGGCATTTTGCCAAACGCGGTGTCATCGGCACTGACCTGAAAGGAGACATGGCTCAAGCCTGGGAACACCAGCACCAGGTAGTCGAGTCCGTTCGCAACAGTTACGTGGATTACCTCAAACGTCTGGGGGTGCAACTGTTGGAAGGAACCGGCAGCTTTGTAGATGCCCGGCATATTAGCGTTGACGGCCCAACTGGCAGCAGCCAGATACAAACGCGGTACACAATTATTGCTACGGGATCCACCCCTGCCCTTCCCGAGGGCATCCAGACCATTCCTGGAAAAGTGCTCACCAGCGACATGCTTTATGACGACGGAGCTCCGGCGGGCAAGCGCGTTATACTGATTGGCGGCGGCGTAATCGGCACAGAGTTTGCGTATATTTTTGATCAGCTGGATAAAGACGTGCAATGGCTGGTGAACTCCGCCTCACTGGCCCATACCCAATTTTCACCACAAGCCAAGGATACCCTGAAAGCCGCCCTCAACGCCTTGGATATTAAGGCCGTAGAGCATTTTCGCGTAGCACGCATTGCCGAGGATGATCAGGGCGTGACGGTTTTTGCAGAAGACGGGCAATCCGTACAGGGCGACTGGGTACTATTGGCAACCGGGCGTAAGGCTTTCACCCAGGGCCTGGGTCTGGAAAATACGGCTGTGGAACTTGATGAAAAAGGCTTTGTACAAGCAGATGAACACCTGGAAACCGCAGAACCGGGTATTTTTGCCCTTGGGGATGTAGTGGGCCCGATCATGAATGCCAATCAGGCTCTGAGCGACGCCCAAATCATCATTCACAACCTGCTCAGTGAAGAAAAACTGGAGCGGAATCCAGCCTGGGTACCGGAACTGGTTTATTCAGCGGTAGAGCTGGCGCGCATTGGCCTGGATGATGACACAGCAGAAGACCAAGGTTATGAACCAGCCGTAGGCTTCGCGGCGTTTGAAACCTCGCCAAGGGCATTGGGTCAGGATGACACGGCAGGTTTCGTGCGACTGCTCGCTGATATGGATAGTGGTGAGTTATTGGGCGGCGAAATTATTGGCCGGGATGCCGGAGAACTGATTCATCTGCTCGCCAACAGTGGCGATCGCCAAGAAGCGCTGCGCCGTATTGCCGAAATACGTGTCAATCATCCATCCCGCGCCGAAGAACTGGTCAACGCCACCGAAACACTGGCAGCCCGCTGGGGACTGGAAGAACAGATTTTTGGATCTGCGGAATCATCTGATTAG
- a CDS encoding glucan biosynthesis protein, translating to MQNVESKAQALVDTHYNPKPLPIPAFLKNLSPEQYSQIQDTRPLWQNENTPFQAQFYLPGSWFHQPEVIREVVNGKVRPIPFNLGDFSFGNLKVPADLPSDLGYAGFRLLAPLNTPPNYNEFISFLGATYFRAVGKHAVYGTSARGLGIDTAQPSGEIFPYFKEIWLEKPQAGAQDMVVYALMDSPVATGAYRFTIQTGDSTKVQVQATIYLRKPVQVLELAPLTSMYWHGHGRGIIAGDWHPAQHDSSDLVMANGNGEWLTRPIDNPLQIQATTYSMDHPVGFGLIQEDRDFSAYQGIETQYQRRPSVWVQPVGDWGKGQVRLVELPTNNRDMDNIDVFWVPDQEPAPKKPLHFAYNLRFFLDNHGLIPLAHPVGTYLGDDPKTAGARTVVIDFGGGALTKLPGNMPVKAHLTAENGAQILSQKLEWDAKDHFWRVIAVIQPQTASPSNVRCYLTLDKQVMTNTWTYLLHAAKE from the coding sequence ATGCAGAACGTAGAGTCCAAGGCCCAGGCACTGGTAGACACGCATTATAATCCCAAGCCTTTGCCGATTCCTGCTTTTCTCAAAAATCTAAGCCCTGAACAGTACAGTCAGATTCAGGACACGAGACCTTTGTGGCAGAACGAGAATACGCCTTTTCAGGCACAATTTTACCTGCCCGGTTCCTGGTTTCATCAGCCTGAAGTCATCCGCGAAGTGGTCAATGGCAAGGTGCGACCCATCCCTTTTAATCTCGGAGACTTCAGTTTTGGTAATTTAAAGGTTCCCGCTGATCTGCCGAGTGACCTGGGTTATGCCGGATTCCGCTTGTTAGCGCCCCTGAATACGCCGCCGAACTATAACGAATTTATTTCCTTTTTGGGCGCAACCTACTTTCGTGCGGTGGGTAAACATGCCGTTTATGGCACTTCAGCACGCGGTCTGGGTATTGATACGGCCCAACCGTCTGGAGAAATATTCCCTTACTTCAAAGAGATCTGGCTGGAAAAGCCGCAAGCCGGTGCGCAGGATATGGTGGTTTATGCGCTTATGGACAGTCCAGTAGCCACAGGTGCTTACCGCTTCACCATCCAGACCGGTGACAGTACGAAGGTACAGGTGCAGGCCACCATATATTTGCGTAAACCCGTACAGGTGCTTGAACTGGCGCCTTTGACCAGCATGTACTGGCACGGTCATGGTCGTGGGATTATCGCCGGCGACTGGCATCCTGCACAGCATGATTCCAGCGATCTGGTCATGGCCAATGGTAATGGCGAGTGGTTGACCCGTCCTATTGATAATCCCCTGCAAATTCAGGCTACGACCTACAGCATGGATCACCCGGTAGGCTTCGGTCTGATTCAGGAAGATCGTGATTTTTCCGCCTATCAGGGTATTGAAACCCAATACCAGCGCCGTCCCAGTGTTTGGGTACAACCGGTAGGAGACTGGGGAAAGGGTCAGGTACGTCTCGTTGAGCTGCCTACCAATAACCGGGACATGGACAATATTGATGTTTTCTGGGTTCCGGATCAGGAACCCGCTCCGAAAAAGCCCCTGCATTTTGCCTACAACTTGCGTTTCTTTCTGGATAACCATGGCCTGATTCCTTTGGCCCATCCCGTCGGAACCTATCTTGGCGATGACCCGAAAACCGCCGGAGCGCGTACGGTCGTTATTGATTTTGGCGGTGGTGCTCTGACGAAATTACCCGGGAATATGCCTGTTAAAGCCCATCTCACGGCTGAAAACGGGGCTCAGATTTTGAGCCAAAAGCTGGAATGGGATGCTAAGGATCATTTTTGGCGGGTGATTGCAGTCATACAGCCGCAAACGGCTTCACCCAGTAATGTGCGTTGTTATTTAACCCTCGATAAGCAGGTTATGACCAATACCTGGACTTATCTTCTTCATGCGGCAAAGGAGTAG
- the gpmI gene encoding 2,3-bisphosphoglycerate-independent phosphoglycerate mutase: MNIQPVLLVIFDGFGLNPNRAYNGWAQAHTPHLDHYFASHPHTALQASGRAVGLPDGQFGNSEVGHLTLGSGRILLQDMVRISDSLADGSFSSIQNWQNILQNTRRLHLVGMVSDGGVHSHIDHLLEILPLVVQAGVEPIIHMITDGRDTAPQCADVFVQILEKRLQELGSGKIASICGRYTAMDRASHWDRTQKAWAALLKGEGLQSANALSAVQEAWRRGEGDEFIQPTVIGKPQENRIAADEPVFFFNFRSDRMRQLSAAVAMPEFEHFDRGSEQARTALCMTSYNDAYPFPVLFPPEIPTKVLAEVISDAGLQQFHCAETEKYAHVTYFFNGGREEPFSGEDREIIPSPQVATYDLQPEMSAAKVADRIIAALESDQYHFVIVNFANGDMVGHTAKIPAILRAVETLDLQFHRITQVALQHGFKIILTADHGNCDEMVDPVTGEPHTQHTVYPVPMLLIGHECVKLGIGRGTADIAPTILDLMGLSQPSEMTGKSLILRDKPR; encoded by the coding sequence TTGAATATTCAACCCGTGCTGTTAGTCATTTTTGATGGTTTCGGCCTGAACCCCAATCGGGCCTACAACGGCTGGGCACAGGCCCACACGCCGCATCTGGATCATTATTTTGCCAGTCACCCCCATACCGCCCTGCAGGCATCCGGGCGGGCTGTGGGTCTGCCCGACGGACAATTTGGAAATTCAGAGGTCGGTCATTTGACTTTGGGTTCAGGGCGCATTCTGCTTCAGGACATGGTCCGCATATCGGACAGTCTGGCTGATGGCAGTTTTTCCAGCATTCAGAATTGGCAAAATATTTTGCAAAATACCCGGCGCCTGCATCTGGTCGGGATGGTCTCCGATGGCGGTGTGCATTCTCATATTGACCATTTGCTGGAGATTCTCCCTCTGGTGGTACAGGCAGGTGTAGAACCGATTATCCACATGATTACGGATGGGCGGGACACCGCCCCGCAATGTGCAGATGTTTTCGTCCAGATTCTGGAAAAGCGCCTGCAAGAACTGGGCAGCGGCAAAATTGCCAGCATCTGTGGCCGCTATACCGCCATGGATCGTGCCAGTCATTGGGATCGCACCCAAAAAGCCTGGGCCGCCTTGCTGAAAGGTGAGGGACTTCAGTCAGCAAACGCCCTATCGGCTGTTCAGGAAGCCTGGCGACGCGGGGAAGGAGATGAATTTATTCAACCCACCGTCATCGGCAAACCCCAGGAAAACCGGATTGCCGCCGATGAACCCGTATTCTTTTTCAACTTTCGCTCTGACCGCATGCGGCAACTGAGCGCCGCCGTGGCCATGCCCGAATTTGAACATTTTGATCGCGGTTCAGAACAGGCCAGAACCGCCCTTTGCATGACTTCCTACAATGACGCCTATCCCTTTCCGGTCCTGTTCCCGCCGGAAATCCCGACAAAAGTTTTGGCGGAAGTCATCAGTGACGCCGGCCTGCAACAATTCCACTGCGCAGAAACAGAAAAATATGCGCATGTCACCTATTTTTTTAACGGTGGCCGCGAAGAACCCTTTTCGGGGGAGGATCGCGAGATCATCCCATCGCCACAGGTAGCCACCTATGATCTCCAGCCCGAAATGAGTGCGGCAAAAGTCGCAGATCGTATCATTGCAGCACTGGAAAGCGACCAATATCACTTTGTTATTGTCAATTTTGCCAATGGTGACATGGTCGGTCATACCGCCAAAATCCCGGCCATTCTCCGTGCGGTAGAAACGCTTGATCTCCAATTTCATCGGATTACCCAGGTAGCTCTTCAGCACGGTTTCAAAATCATCCTCACGGCTGATCACGGCAATTGCGATGAAATGGTGGATCCAGTGACCGGTGAGCCTCATACCCAGCACACGGTCTATCCCGTCCCCATGCTCCTGATTGGCCACGAATGTGTAAAATTGGGAATTGGCCGGGGCACCGCCGATATTGCGCCAACGATTCTTGATCTCATGGGACTTTCCCAGCCGTCCGAAATGACGGGGAAAAGCCTGATTCTCCGGGACAAGCCGCGTTGA